In the Populus nigra chromosome 2, ddPopNigr1.1, whole genome shotgun sequence genome, GGCTTGGAATTTGGAACCAGTAAGAACTTGCTCCTGTGCTGTAAATGGGTGCGGGAAAGCTATCCCTTTCTGTATCATTTTTAAGTGGTGATCATTGCGAGCGTAGtgatggttattttttttcgtgGAAATATATGCTTAGCCTGAGAAACACTGCGGGGCATACCATTGGTTGGTTATTAggcatcaaatcaatttttcaaaacataaaattcaattgCTAGCAAGTCAAGCTGACCGTCGACCCATCCTTGGGGTTAAGGCTTGGAAGTTGGAACCAGTAAGAGCTTGCTCCTGTGCTGTAATTGGGTGCGGGAATGTTGTCCCTTTCTGTATCATTTTCAAGAGGAGTGTTTGGAGTGgaatagtgattattttttaaaatatttttttatttaaaaatatttcgaAAACAAACAGGAATGtggttgttttattattaatattgttagAGTAAGGTATTCTGAAGAGCTTTCATAGATAATGGGATGCATCTCTAATCTGCATTCACACATCGAGCTAATATGGGAGATTTTGTCTGACAGCGTGGAGATATCTAATATTCGTGGATGAggttcaacatgtttttttgtttatgaaatttatttatttttattttaaatctgcTGCTGCAACCCTCATTAACACCCAAAGGTTATGATGAAAGGAGAGGCAACAACATGTCCAAAGATTGAATAAATACTACATGTgtccaataaaataaacatgaaacAGTCCACATATAACTGGGGTcgggaaattaaaaaaaaagagtaaaaaacaaaaaaaaaagggaccagTGCATGGGGGCCTTACCTTCACTGACAAATATCACACAGCTATACAAGAAAGGACCAGGTACTGGGGTCACAGCCCCACCACCTCAGTTAACTacagttttgttttctttttctttttctttttctttttttggagtATCTTTTGAATagattttggtatttttgtatGGATTGTAAAATACATAAAGTTTATTTTGAGTCAGAAACTTAAAGGACGAAGGTAATCAATTTCCAATTTTGTGATGAAGATTGAAGAGACGGTCGTAGTCTCTCAAAagatttttctcttgttttctcttttttatatggCATGCATGCATGAATCATTTTAAGCAAGAGTTTTTATCATCTTCCTTCCTTGCTGAAAACCTTGATGGATTCTGGACCTTTCCGCACATGAGAATGTTTTCTCCTTGTAGGAGtctatctatttctttttttgtgtccTCCCTCGCCGGACattttcatgaaatatttatacTTGCAAAACAAACCAACTTGCTCCTAGACGCGCGTAAGCATACACCACTAAAAAATTGGAGAATAGTAACAGAAACAAATAGATGTTGGcatacactaccagaaaattaaagaataataacaaaaacatgacGAAAGATGTTTCATAATTATTTACAGATAGAAATTATGATGAAAGATTTTCTTCACTAATTTTTCATAGGAACAAAatggaataaaatataaaaactagagAGTTCCTCTCGTCTTCCTAGAGAGAGGAACAAAATGGAACAATTACAttggtatttttaatattttgaaattgatgaaggaatttttattgatgtttttaaaatgaattaaaactaGAGAGTTCCTCTCgtcttccaatttcttcttcttcttttttcttattcatcatcatcaaaacaacAGCAGTGACCATTTTACCACTACCCCACTCATCACACATCCGATGTCAACGATACCTCTTTTCTACCCATCTCAggtttgatttcttcttcttcatttaatAAACTTAGGACTTGGCATTGTTACATCCTAAGTTTGGGTTATGGTttttacctgatttgaaggTAATTTATTTGCTATTTGGTTTATGTGATTTAGgtttttatgggttttgttaatttttgcaTGTTGGTAATATAGGaggattatttttattgatgatctgGGTTCTTGGTTGGTTGGTGGAAAAGTGGGGtaatgatttataatttataatttaagtaTTTAGCTAACTAAGAAAAAGAGATTAGTGAATTTTGGAGATCTTCGCGAAAGAGTTTGTTTAAGTATCAAATATAGGGGGGGAttgtttgtttagtttttttattgtttatgtaagtaaaaaatatggggaaaatgagaaattatggttttttttttatgtagggATAATGTTATCATTTTTTGCTTGATTTGGATTCCTTAAATGTACTTGTTGTGGAGTAGCACAAATAAAAAGGTGAACGCTATTACTAATTTAGATGTGTTATCTATGAAAGGAAATGTAGTAATTGGTTTTTTGATGAAGTGACATGCTATTTTGATATGGTTATAGAGtcatatttgaatattttagtttttgttatatgTTCTCTCTTTGTGTGTTAATTTTCTTAGCATGTTTATTAGAAAATttggcaaaataaaatttggctTATATGAGTTTGAATTTAAATTCCATGAGTATAAGTTGTCATTatgttattgtttctttttaggtACCATATATTCAAGAAGAAATATGTTTAAGTCTAATAAGAACGCTACTACTTTATCAAGTATTAGTGTCGGTGATTGTGTTGCTAATATAGATGATGATTATAAGGACACACCACTTCATGTAGAAGTTACCGATCAAGGCTTAACCAATAAGGACAGCATAGTAGGCATCTCTTCTTTGATAGGGCCTTTTTCAGATAAAATTATTGCATAATGGAAAGGCGACAAttgtatataattaatattttatctcaatattgaagttatttattgtattaagttattttaagttttatattacaTGAAAATGACATTGATGAAATGGTTTTCAAGTTCACCAATATTGAAGTTGCATATTCGATCACCTCTACAATAAAGTGGTTGTTTAAAGAACCATTGTTTTCATAGAGTGAGTTTTAtgagcatcctgaatggatgaaCATGGTAAATGTTTGATGGAGAAAGTTTAAGGttagataattaaataatatctacTTTGAGTtactagtttttaaaattttgaaaactaattaatgtatgaaattaattaagaaatttttttttttgggacaaAAGCAACAAGACACTTGTTAGGAGACTGTGGGAAAACCATTGTGCAACTAGGTATGTTTAAACAAActaatgttatattattgtaaacttgtattcttttatttccttGCCTCTTTTTTGTTTAACAAATTTCTATAACAGGTTGCATGATTTATGGTACGATACCCATAAACAAGTAATTAGAAAAGTCAGCTCTGATATGACATTGGAAAGTGGAAGAGATTAAACTGAGGTATGTCACAAAGAGTAATTGAGCATTGTTTCAATAATTTGTGTTAAAAAGTTTTAGAAGGTGTTCTAGATCTGATACACAAAATAGAAATAAGAAAACTATGGTTctttcataacccaattttgaccctctgtttctaaatattttcaaaatacaataaaataaaataaaataggaagtaacaaaaaataacaataaaaatgaaaataaaaaaatattaccaagaGTAGGCTAAGAAGGATTTCAAGCACATGGAGGAATTAAATTAGGATTTTGAACAGAATTTGGAGCCCAATTGAATCCAAGACTGAGAGACAATACAAATTAAAGCCAAATTAAATGGTTATTAGGtgaatttacataaaaattaagtatgagAACTTAATAAACTTTTGataggtcaatttgatttaatcatgggtccaattaaagatttaattaaatttaagaattaatttgggtcaaattaaaatatttaattaagtgcaaggatttaattagacttttaatggatcaatttaattttactagagactttattgatgaaaaattaagattgaaagcctaatttgggtttaattgagaagattagaattttagaggataaaatttaatttctacaaAGTCAATTGGGTGAAAATAAGGACAacattgcaagaaaaataaagttttaggaTCAATTAAGAGCAAAATCAAAGAACTTCAAGATCAAGGACCGACTTGTTAAAGGCACGAGACTTCAGGGGCTAAAATCGATgaaatcatgggccaaattaaagaaaatcaaaggtTAAATGATCAATTGAggatcaatttttataaatccaaaaccaaggactaagATGAAAAACACACTGAAATCAGGGGATGTTTTTGAAACTATACAGGggtaaaattgaattgattcctaaaattcaattaaggacctaattgaataaattgaaagattgaaattgaaaaagaagaattaaTCTAATTCAAACCTTAAGCgtcaaaacgatgttgtttcatttaaatgaaacaccatcgttttgatatatatatatatatatatatatatatatatatatatatatatatatatatatataaaaaggaaacaaagtCATTTTAGGAAACATTGTAGATTGTCTTTAACTTCCCGTGAGACAGAATGAATGGGCAACTAtgctctctatctctctctctgcaAGGTTTAAAACTCCCTCATTTCTCCTTTACATAAGACAAAAAAACCCCCTTTATACCTTATCACTTGTACTCTTGCCCAGAtaaaataataaccattttGCAGCACTGAACATACTGCTATATAAAGCAAAACATCCACATCAAAACTAGTTTTTCAGGCCAACTGTTCTTATACTATAATAGCATCAAAGGAGGAGATGCAATGGGTGCAGATTAGTGACTGAAAAAAGACATGATAATCTTTCAAGACCATTATTTCACCATAACCATATTGGCAAGCTACTCAGAGTACATTACTTATCAAATGAAAGTTGCTTCTAGCAACTTATCTACCTCCTCAATTATGACCTTTTATCTTTCACCTtaaaactccttttttttttctagtaaaaatgAGAGATAAATTGATGTTTGATACATGGGAGGCACACCTAGTCTATACTTAGAATATCTAAGGGATTAAAAGTGAAATTAGCCCtttggattttaaaaagctTCATGATAGCTTTCTCCTACTCGATATCTAATGCAAATCTAATCTTAATTATTACACTAGTATAATGTTCAAAGAGACTTacttctttttcatcttttatagCCTTAGTCAATATCTTTAGTCTATTTTTTAGAGGCCTTATATGTTCCATGAATATAGTTTTCTTGCCTTTAAGAAAAGTGGAGGCACATTTCCTAAAGGCTAATTAGTTTTCCCTTTATGGCTTCAATTCGTATCTTTGGTCTCTTTTTTGGAGgccttatttgttttataaacatAGTTTTCTTATCTTTAAAGTAAATGAAGACATATTTCATAGAGGTCGATTGGTTATCTTTTCATGGCTTTAGTCCATATCTTTGCCCTCTCTTTAAAAAACCTTGTTTGTTCAATAAACATAGCTTTATTTGAGGCAAATGgagaagtatttttttaagattaattgattttttttattgtgacaactcctttttcaatataaaatttcataactAGATATTTGATATTGATTGTCATTCTAATCCCATGAAAAAGAGGCTTGTCATTGATGAAGTTATAAGCCAAGTCCATTTTGATCACGATAAAAATTTGTTCAAAGACTTTTGAAATAAGTTTCAATGTTTACTAGTTTATCAATAAAACATTTGTTTAGaaaaattttctcttttattccaATTAGAGGCGTTTTAACAGGGATTAACTTGAAGGGGTTAATTTCCATTTACAACATTGCTAAAGAGAATATTCACCACGTTTCTATTATCGTGAGCATATTTTATACTTTATAATTGGAAAGGACAATGATTATTACCAAAGCATCCTTATATAGAAATGATACTTGTTCTCCATCATGAGGTATAAAGGTAATAAGCTTGTGAAAGGAGTTTAGGTAAAGATAAATGATGAACACTAATTccctatctattttttttaatataaattgttaTAGGTAACTCTTAGAAATTAATATGTTTACCTATTTCTTCAAGGCATTGTAATCTTTTGTGTCAAGTCCCATATTCTTGTTGAATAAACAATACTTGTTGGGATTTTATGTATATGTATTACCCCACATATAAGGAGGATActatacaaattatttttctttaataacaGTGAATACCTTAGTTCTTATAGTGTTTAGAGGTGTAATTATGAGttttagaaagataaaaaaagattatggaTTGTCTATCTTATTAATGCATAAacatattttgaaatttcaagattaaatatatagtttctaAACTCATgatgataattaattagtttcatTAAAATAGAAGGATTGAATTATACTTGATTTTACCTAGCTTATTGGTTACCAATGTCATTTGACATAACtggttttagtttttgtatGGTTTAAATAACTATTGGTTAATTAGTCATGTTTTACAAGGTTAGGTGAAGGGAGGAGTGGAGATTTTCATATGTTAtcgcttaatatttttttattattgtattttatcttaatgtgatttataaataaatatttatttataatacttTAACTATGTGATTTcatatggtttttaaaaataacatatttattcatttttaaatagaaaacaaattagaatGGATAATGATTACTTAATAAGTGAATAAATTCTTCAATCTGATCTAATTTGAACGAATACAAAAGCTACTTTCATATCAAGCTAATCCAAGCAAGTTATGTTCATCTTGTTCATATATTGTATAACTTGTATTTGTTATGTGGGAAATTGCATaaggaattaattttgatttaaagaGACATAATTTGTTCAAATATAGGAATGGATCTTATCAAATCTTATCTttgatatttgaataaattttaagtattaaaaaacctatttcttgtaacccaaaaaacaaaatacttatttgtgtaattattacttaataaactaaaatagtCTAGGAAATCATTGTTCTTATCAACACTCATTTCCTTGTTTATTAGACAATTTTTCAATCTAGGACCCTCAAGTTTTTagttcattttgttttgataattaatGGCTTTCTTTTTAATCTCGTCCTCAAAAGTTATgttatcatgattttatattttgatattttttttattcacatgcTTTCGTGTGTGCCAGATgttaaagaatattttgatattacaTAAAAGAACAATTTTACAAAATGGAATTTTaggttattgttaaaaaaaagttagaatcattaccaaaaataaaataaacaaaaaataaagcctTTTCTTCGTCTATACTATCCAAAGACACAGAAAAATTCACTTTAatcccttatttatttttaatttttttgcatatttgaactttgttgttttaggttcttatattttaattttaaactttaattttttttcttttacatttcaGTTATTCAATGTAGAGGAAGGGGAGATAAAGTTGTTGgaaaaagataaaggaaagagaaagggaaTGGTAAGCCATATTTTGGACACAAAAGGCTGATTTTAgtgttaatttgtttgttttaaatagAATGAAGGTGGTGTGTTACCCTTTGAACATGCTAGAAAAGGATGATTACGGTCCGTAAagcttttttattcttatattagatttttattttttatagtgattAGATGATGTTCCGAGGTTGGAATGAGTTTATggaagtttcaaagattttagggatgtttttcataaaaataggttgaaaattgtttttgtgaGTACAAAAAATCGAACtctaatttttcaatcattgaaggtgttagaaaaaataatggtGAATGATATGTTGTCGATCTAGACAAAAGATATAtcgtttgattaattaaaaaaatatttggaaagaCAACATGTCAcccatcttttaaaaaaaaacaaatggagaaTCGGGCTGTATAGGCTTTTGCATTTTAGGTTAAGTGAGTGGGCTTAGTCTTCTAGGACCAGTAACCttgactctcttttttttcattgattttatttttttaatttaattcttaattaattttctctttctcatttttaaAGTTGTTTAGTTTGactatttttaatagtaatgaagtccataatttttcaatacctcaaaaaaacattattgtaatttattttttattttttatgttagatttaAGATAGAtcaattatatttgtattttgtatttataaaattaaaattcatatgtATTTAGCAATCATagcttcaaaataaataaataaaataaaaatgatgtcgAGGTaaaatgtttgtatttatatctatattttacttcttattaaaaaaataacatccaaTGTTTAATTaacattcataatttttttatttacctattaatatatttttttcaattcattgtATTAAACCTTCCTTCcttaattaacaaattttttgagattaaaaaacaCATCTATAATATAGTACATGCATATTCTCCTTTTGCATTTGAAATTAACTTGGAATTCCACCAAAAGCGTGACATGGGTACATCACCATTATATATACATTACAAGCAGACACGATAAGTATACGTGAATGGCATGATTATTTGGCAATAAATGGAAATGCTTCCAAACTTCTACGAGTATGGATGGCTTTTGTAGCCTCAACAAGGCCAAAATTCCaattttttagggtttcttCATTAgtcaaatattataaattataattaagatacgcagcaaataaataaacaatgccCACAGGCCCACATGTTTCACACGCATAGCTGTTAGACCCACCCATATTATATAATGaccatattataatttattgtcaaaaaaacatagttttaaaacctgatttggttcaaaacttgaattttagattttgatcGGAATACTGGGTTggccgggttaattttttttaaatcaaaacgatatcgttttagtaaaagaaaaaacaaaaatcaacgggtTTGCAACTAGATCTTGACCGGGTTGCAGGGTCAACCTGCTGGGTCAGCCGAGTCATATCGggttttttcttcctctgttttttttttaacctagctCGGTTTTAGCCCTGAATCGGCTAGATCGCGGGTCAACCTGCCGAGCCAGGGCAGGTTTCAAAACTACAACAAGAAGGGTCAttccatgtatatttttttctttctgaaaaGTAAATTCATATCTTGATACCTCAAATTTTGGAAATCGATTAAATCGACCATTACAGTTTAATTTTAGGCACAACAGTTCAGTTTGTAGTCGCCAGGGTTGACCATACATGTTTGACTGCAAATTCAAAACACGAGGGTTAACAtctcatattaatttatttatttaaaaaaaaggagagttgTAACTCAATTAAGTATCAGTGTCTTCTCTCCTTTAAGAGGCTTTAAGTTTGAATCTCTCCTTTataacaaaaaagagagaagaaatcctaaaataagttgaattaaAGAGGGTGATTTAGCTCATTTTTAAAACTGGAGGGATCAATTATAGATTTCGAActtcaaaaagaaatatataatagtAAATTTAATTCGTAATAAGGTTATAGAggtatttgaaagtgtggttataattattttttaaaatatttttttatataaaagtatattaaaataatatttttttattttttaaaattatttttaatattaacaattcaaatatatatatatatatataactaattttaagatttttgtttaGATTGCAATCCCAAACATATTATATTAGTTACTTtaactcttattattattattattattattaaattgtagTAAATGCTAGCCATCGTCCTTTGCAAAAAGCTTAAACACACCAGAGAATGATAAAACAAGCAGACACAAAAGGAGAGAATCATTCCTTACTTGAGCTTGCAAGACTGTTTAGAGCTTTTGTCCACTCTCTTGAtccttgttttttcattacATCCTCAAAGCTTAATTATGATGCACTCAACTGTTCAAACTAGTTTCCGTATCTGGGCTTCAAGGTAATCACTAATATATGCTAACATCTAATCTGATCTAAGCTAAAGCTTAAAGCCATACCAAAATATTCCACTACACCGCAACATCcttccttctttgtttttcctccCTTGCATGTGGGCTCCACAGCTTGTTTTTctactttattatattttgttgcTATTCATAATTCGGCTTTCAATGTTCATTAACATGTGTCTGTGCTTGTGTTTCATCATTGGCAGGTACTTATTACattgaagaaacaaaatggTTGCTTGACGTGGagaatcatttatttatttttaatttgattgcaAGCTTGGTTAGTTACCATGGATGTGTCTTTGAATATTGCTGGTGGTGTTTGTGCCACTAGAGTATTTTTGATGATGAAAAgagtgttgctgctgctgctgttgattACTGGTATTTGTGTGCCCATGGAATTTGTTTTTGGTCAGGCAGTTGCAAATGGAAATGGAACtagtgtttcttcttcttcttctccaagaCCGAGTGTTGCAAATATAGGAAGTTTGTTTACCTTCGATTCAGTGATAGGGAGAGCAGCTGGGCCAGctattgctgctgctgttgacGACGTCAATTCTGATCCAACCGTTCTTCCCGGGACTAGATTGAACCTTATTTCTCACAACACTAATTGCAGTGGATTTCTTGGAACTGTCGAAGGTATTTCTTcctcaaaattattttcaagatactattctttttgtatttgaatttgggatttctttgcctctttttcattttttaaattcctGCACTCCTGTTTTAATTGCAGTCTCTGTTTCCATTGCCCGCTATGGTTTACTGTACAatctccatttctcttattaGCTGCAGTTACAGTTTCCTTTGACTAAACATGAATAATGGTGTCTCTAGCACTAAAGATGCTGCCTAGTTCTGTATGTGTGGCTGTATTGATCGCATTCATTATCCACACCagcaaaaatcttttttttttcctgaacttTGAAAGCCATGAAAATGTTGTAATTTATAATGCAGAACAAATTCGATGTTCATGTCCATTGGTAATTAAAGCCAAATTTAGGAATGGTGAGATATTTCTAGCTTGAACTTTGTTTAGATGTTCATGCCAGCTAACTGCTAGGCGTGACTATCCGCACCTATGTAATTAAGTAAGGACATAATGATAAGAATTTTGATGAAAGTTTCCTTGCCCATAATGCAGCTTTGCAGCTGATGGAAAACAGTGTTTTTGCTGTGATTGGCCCCCAATCTTCTGGAATAGCTCATATAATATCTCATGTTGTCAACGAACTTCATGTTCCACTTTTATCATTTGCAGCAACAGATCCTACCCTTTCAGCATTACAGTACCCATATTTCCTCCGCACTACACAGAATGACTATTTCCAGATGTATGCAATTGCTGATCTGGTTACGTATTATAGATGGCGAGAGGTAATTGCCATTTTTGTGGATGATGATTGTGGCAGGAATGGGATATCTATATTGGGTGATGCCCTGGCAAAAAAGCGTGCCAAGATCACTTACAAGGCTGCCTTGACCCCTGGAGCGCCCAGAAGTCAGGTCTCTGACTTGTTGCTTGAAGTTAACCAGATGGAATCTCGGGTTTATGTTGTACATGTAAATCCAGATTCCGGTTTGTCAATTTTTTCTGTAGCTAAAAGTCTTCATATGATGACCAAAGGCTACGTTTGGATTGCTACAGATTGGCTCCCTTCGGTTTTAGATTCATTAGAACCAGATGACACTGACACAATGAATCTCTTACAAGGGGTTGTTTCTCTTCGCCATCACAATCCAGAAACTGATCTCAAACGAAGTTTTATGTCTAGATGGAGCAACCTAAACCACAAGAAGAGCATCGGTGCTTCTGGGTTCAATTCTTATGCACTTTATGCTTATGATACAGTATGGTTAGCTGCCCGAGCTCTTGATGTTTTTCTCAATGAAGGTGGAAATCTATCACACTCTACTGATCCAAAGTTGAGCGACACAAAAGGAAGCGCAATGAACTTGGCATCACTGCGTGTTTTTGATGGAGGCCAGCAGTTTCTCCAGACACTTCTCAGGATGAACTTCAGTGGTCCAAGTGGtcaaattcaatttgatttggATAAGAACTTGGTTCGTCCAGCATATGATGTTCTTAACATTGGTGGGACAGGGTCTAGAAGGATTGGTTATTGGTCAAATTACTCTGGTCTTTCAACAATTTCTCCAGAGGTCTTGTATACAAAGCCTCGGAATAATTCTTCCAGTAATCAACATCTTTCCAGTGTAATATGGCCTGGTGAAACTTCGCTTGTACCTCGAGGATGGGTATTCCCTGAAAATGGTAAGCCACTGCGAATTGCTGTGCCTAATCGCATAAGTTATCAACAATTTGTCGCTAAAGACAAAAACCCCCCAGGGGTTAGGGGATACTGCATTGATGTCTTCGAAGCTGCAATAAACTTGCTGTCATATCCTGTCCCACGCACATATATGCTACATGGAGATGGCAAGCGAAATCCAGAGTACAATGGGATTGTCCAAGCGGTTGCTCAAGATGTGAGTATCTGGCTATAATTTGTAACTTGGTAACTTCATTATTTTGGAGCTATACCTTCTTTGATGATTACATTCTATAGTTTTTCTGTTTGATCTCTTCCTCTTCAGCGTTATGATGCAGCTGTTGGAGATGTTACTATAGTCACAAATAGGACAAAGATTGTAGATTTTACGCAGCCTTTTATGGAATCAGGGCTGGTTGTAGTTGCTCCAGTCAAGGAACAAAAGTCTAGCCCTTGGGCGTTCCTCAAGCCATTTACTATCCAAATGTGGCTCGTCACAggtgctttctttcttttcgtgGGAGCTGTCGTCTGGATTCTTGAGCACCGAATGAATCATGAATTCAGGGGTCCTCCTAGTCAGCAAATTATGACAATATTCTGGTTAGCATGCTTTGAAATCTTTTGTAGGCC is a window encoding:
- the LOC133682665 gene encoding glutamate receptor 3.4-like isoform X2 yields the protein MDVSLNIAGGVCATRVFLMMKRVLLLLLLITGICVPMEFVFGQAVANGNGTSVSSSSSPRPSVANIGSLFTFDSVIGRAAGPAIAAAVDDVNSDPTVLPGTRLNLISHNTNCSGFLGTVEATDPTLSALQYPYFLRTTQNDYFQMYAIADLVTYYRWREVIAIFVDDDCGRNGISILGDALAKKRAKITYKAALTPGAPRSQVSDLLLEVNQMESRVYVVHVNPDSGLSIFSVAKSLHMMTKGYVWIATDWLPSVLDSLEPDDTDTMNLLQGVVSLRHHNPETDLKRSFMSRWSNLNHKKSIGASGFNSYALYAYDTVWLAARALDVFLNEGGNLSHSTDPKLSDTKGSAMNLASLRVFDGGQQFLQTLLRMNFSGPSGQIQFDLDKNLVRPAYDVLNIGGTGSRRIGYWSNYSGLSTISPEVLYTKPRNNSSSNQHLSSVIWPGETSLVPRGWVFPENGKPLRIAVPNRISYQQFVAKDKNPPGVRGYCIDVFEAAINLLSYPVPRTYMLHGDGKRNPEYNGIVQAVAQDRYDAAVGDVTIVTNRTKIVDFTQPFMESGLVVVAPVKEQKSSPWAFLKPFTIQMWLVTGAFFLFVGAVVWILEHRMNHEFRGPPSQQIMTIFWFSFSTMFFSHRENTVSTLGRFVLIIWLFVVLIINSSYTASLTSILTVQQLTSRIEGIDSLVSSNEPIGIQDGSFARNYLMDELNIAGSRLVILKSQQEYSTALQLGPKNGGVAAIVDELPYIELFLSSTNCKFRTVGQEFTKSGWGFAFQRDSPLAVDLSTAILQLSENGDLQKIHNKWLTHGDCMEQINEIDDSRLSLTSFWGLFLICGISCFIALTTFCCKVIFQFRRFTPEGGEEAEVDEIQPGRPRRSLHSTSFKDLIDFVDRKEAEIKEMLKRKSSTDIKRQASPSSDVHANSPA
- the LOC133682665 gene encoding glutamate receptor 3.4-like isoform X1, with the translated sequence MDVSLNIAGGVCATRVFLMMKRVLLLLLLITGICVPMEFVFGQAVANGNGTSVSSSSSPRPSVANIGSLFTFDSVIGRAAGPAIAAAVDDVNSDPTVLPGTRLNLISHNTNCSGFLGTVEALQLMENSVFAVIGPQSSGIAHIISHVVNELHVPLLSFAATDPTLSALQYPYFLRTTQNDYFQMYAIADLVTYYRWREVIAIFVDDDCGRNGISILGDALAKKRAKITYKAALTPGAPRSQVSDLLLEVNQMESRVYVVHVNPDSGLSIFSVAKSLHMMTKGYVWIATDWLPSVLDSLEPDDTDTMNLLQGVVSLRHHNPETDLKRSFMSRWSNLNHKKSIGASGFNSYALYAYDTVWLAARALDVFLNEGGNLSHSTDPKLSDTKGSAMNLASLRVFDGGQQFLQTLLRMNFSGPSGQIQFDLDKNLVRPAYDVLNIGGTGSRRIGYWSNYSGLSTISPEVLYTKPRNNSSSNQHLSSVIWPGETSLVPRGWVFPENGKPLRIAVPNRISYQQFVAKDKNPPGVRGYCIDVFEAAINLLSYPVPRTYMLHGDGKRNPEYNGIVQAVAQDRYDAAVGDVTIVTNRTKIVDFTQPFMESGLVVVAPVKEQKSSPWAFLKPFTIQMWLVTGAFFLFVGAVVWILEHRMNHEFRGPPSQQIMTIFWFSFSTMFFSHRENTVSTLGRFVLIIWLFVVLIINSSYTASLTSILTVQQLTSRIEGIDSLVSSNEPIGIQDGSFARNYLMDELNIAGSRLVILKSQQEYSTALQLGPKNGGVAAIVDELPYIELFLSSTNCKFRTVGQEFTKSGWGFAFQRDSPLAVDLSTAILQLSENGDLQKIHNKWLTHGDCMEQINEIDDSRLSLTSFWGLFLICGISCFIALTTFCCKVIFQFRRFTPEGGEEAEVDEIQPGRPRRSLHSTSFKDLIDFVDRKEAEIKEMLKRKSSTDIKRQASPSSDVHANSPA